A genome region from Micromonospora peucetia includes the following:
- the kdpF gene encoding K(+)-transporting ATPase subunit F, protein MSAVNAVGLVLAIGLGVFLVVALLFPERF, encoded by the coding sequence GTGAGCGCCGTCAACGCCGTGGGCCTGGTGCTGGCGATCGGCCTGGGAGTCTTCCTGGTGGTCGCCCTGCTGTTCCCGGAGCGGTTCTGA
- a CDS encoding universal stress protein has translation MTVLLGYVPSALGEAALRAVVEQARFRDEPVLVVNTSRGDAYADPRFAQESDLARVVRELTAEGIPHAIRQLMRGRDAAEEITEIVEAEEISLVVIGSRHRR, from the coding sequence ATGACCGTGCTGCTGGGATACGTCCCCTCCGCCCTGGGCGAGGCGGCCCTACGGGCCGTCGTGGAGCAGGCCCGGTTCCGCGACGAACCGGTGCTGGTGGTGAACACCTCGCGCGGCGACGCCTACGCCGACCCACGCTTCGCCCAGGAGAGCGACCTGGCCCGGGTGGTCCGCGAGTTGACCGCCGAGGGGATCCCGCACGCCATCCGGCAGCTGATGCGTGGGCGGGACGCGGCCGAGGAGATCACGGAGATCGTCGAGGCGGAGGAGATCTCGCTGGTGGTGATCGGCAGCCGGCACCGTCGGTGA
- a CDS encoding tripartite tricarboxylate transporter permease: MDNLGSLLDGFANVLTPMNLLIALLGVTIGTAVGVLPGIGPAMTVALLLPVTYGMEPTQAFIMFAGIFYGGMYGGSTTSILLNTPGESSSVVTAIEGNKMAKAGRAAQALATAAIGSFVAGTIATLLLVVVTPPVVRFAISLGAPDYFALMLLSFVAVTAVLGASRVRGFASLLIGLVIGTIGIDAVSGQQRLTLGIPQLADGIDVVVVAVGIFAVGEALWIAAHLRRRAAEVIPVGRPWMGRQDWKRSWKPWLRGTAYGFPFGALPAGGAEIPTFLSYATEKKLTKHPEEFGRGAIEGVAGPEAANNASAAGTLVPMLAIGLPTNATAAVMLAAFQQYGIQPGPLLFERESGLVWTLIASLFVGNLLLLVLNLPLAPAWARLLRIPRPYLYAGILFFASMGAYAVNAQPFDLFLLLTLGLLGFGMRRFGLPILPLIVGVILGPRAELQGRRALQLSGGELHGLLGGWVSWTIYAVVLVVLLWPVLGRFVIRGVRGRLVTG, from the coding sequence ATGGACAACCTCGGAAGCCTGCTCGACGGGTTTGCCAACGTGCTGACCCCGATGAACCTGCTGATCGCGCTGCTCGGGGTGACCATCGGCACCGCCGTCGGCGTGCTGCCCGGGATCGGCCCGGCGATGACGGTGGCGCTGCTGCTGCCGGTCACCTACGGGATGGAGCCCACCCAGGCGTTCATCATGTTCGCCGGCATCTTCTACGGCGGCATGTACGGCGGTTCGACCACCTCCATCCTGCTGAACACCCCCGGCGAGTCGTCGTCCGTCGTGACCGCGATCGAGGGCAACAAGATGGCGAAGGCGGGCCGTGCTGCGCAGGCGCTGGCCACTGCCGCGATCGGCTCGTTCGTCGCCGGCACCATCGCCACTCTGCTGCTGGTGGTGGTGACCCCGCCGGTGGTGCGGTTCGCGATCAGCCTCGGCGCGCCGGACTACTTCGCGCTGATGCTGCTGTCGTTCGTGGCGGTCACCGCGGTCCTCGGCGCGTCCCGGGTACGCGGCTTCGCCTCGCTGCTGATCGGCCTGGTCATCGGCACCATCGGGATCGACGCGGTCAGCGGCCAGCAGCGGCTCACCCTGGGGATTCCGCAGCTCGCCGACGGTATCGACGTGGTCGTGGTGGCGGTCGGCATCTTCGCCGTCGGCGAGGCGCTCTGGATCGCCGCGCACCTGCGCCGCCGCGCCGCCGAGGTGATCCCGGTCGGTCGGCCGTGGATGGGGCGGCAGGACTGGAAACGGTCCTGGAAGCCGTGGCTGCGCGGCACCGCGTACGGGTTCCCGTTCGGAGCGCTGCCGGCGGGCGGCGCGGAGATCCCGACGTTCCTGTCGTACGCCACGGAGAAGAAGCTGACGAAGCACCCGGAGGAGTTCGGCCGGGGCGCGATCGAGGGCGTCGCGGGGCCGGAGGCGGCCAACAACGCCTCCGCCGCCGGCACGCTGGTGCCGATGCTGGCCATCGGCCTGCCCACCAACGCCACCGCCGCGGTGATGCTCGCCGCCTTCCAGCAGTACGGCATCCAGCCGGGCCCGTTGCTCTTCGAACGCGAGTCGGGTCTGGTCTGGACGCTGATCGCCAGCCTCTTCGTGGGTAACCTGCTGCTGCTGGTGCTGAACCTGCCGCTCGCGCCCGCCTGGGCGAGACTGCTACGGATCCCCCGCCCGTATCTCTACGCCGGGATCCTCTTCTTCGCCTCGATGGGCGCGTACGCGGTGAACGCCCAGCCGTTCGACCTGTTCCTGCTGCTCACCCTCGGCCTGCTCGGGTTCGGCATGAGGCGTTTCGGGCTGCCGATCCTGCCGCTGATCGTCGGAGTGATCCTCGGCCCGCGCGCCGAGTTGCAGGGCCGGCGGGCGTTGCAGCTCTCCGGCGGCGAGTTGCACGGCCTGCTCGGCGGCTGGGTGTCCTGGACGATCTACGCCGTGGTCCTGGTGGTGCTGCTCTGGCCGGTGCTCGGCCGCTTCGTCATTCGAGGAGTTCGGGGAAGGCTGGTGACCGGATGA
- a CDS encoding tripartite tricarboxylate transporter TctB family protein: MTTRPEPGGDPPPGPGPGTGPVTVPVPGQPTGPDPTASDATATVPAPDVEPATEPVSAAATPPRDRAQYAVCAFLALVGVLVIIDAARTGHAISAADAIGPKPVPILLGVLLLLVATIYTVDVARGGTGEPEAGEDVDPTTPIDWRTVLLLIGAFGVNAVLIDRLGWVISGTLLFWGSAFALGNRHHVRSLLIAVALSLATFYTFAIGLGVNLPAGVLQGIL, from the coding sequence ATGACCACCCGACCGGAGCCGGGCGGCGACCCGCCGCCCGGCCCGGGCCCCGGCACCGGACCGGTCACCGTGCCGGTGCCGGGGCAGCCGACCGGCCCGGACCCGACCGCGTCTGACGCCACGGCGACGGTTCCCGCACCGGACGTGGAGCCTGCGACGGAACCGGTATCCGCGGCGGCGACGCCGCCCCGCGACCGGGCACAGTACGCGGTCTGCGCGTTCCTCGCCCTGGTCGGCGTGCTGGTCATCATCGACGCGGCCCGTACCGGCCACGCGATCAGCGCCGCCGACGCGATCGGCCCGAAGCCGGTGCCGATCCTGCTCGGCGTGCTGCTGCTGCTCGTCGCCACGATCTACACGGTGGACGTCGCCCGCGGCGGCACCGGCGAACCGGAGGCCGGCGAGGACGTCGACCCCACCACCCCGATCGACTGGCGGACGGTGCTGCTGCTCATCGGTGCCTTCGGAGTCAACGCGGTGCTCATCGACCGGCTGGGCTGGGTGATCAGCGGGACGCTGCTCTTCTGGGGCTCGGCGTTCGCGTTGGGCAACCGGCACCACGTGCGCAGTCTGCTGATCGCCGTCGCGCTGTCGTTGGCCACCTTCTACACGTTCGCCATCGGGCTCGGCGTGAACCTGCCCGCGGGCGTGCTGCAAGGAATCCTGTGA
- a CDS encoding Bug family tripartite tricarboxylate transporter substrate binding protein, whose product MATRRKLLFMSVATATALALGACGATAEKNDGGSGGEDGPATGLRIMVPNTPGGGYDTTARTAAKVMEDARIATGVQVFNLPGAGGTVGLQRTVNEKGNGKLAMQMGLGVVGASYTSKSSATLTQTTPLAKLIEEAGAIVVPKDSPYKTIADLVAAWKANPRGIAVGGGSSPGGPDHLLPMQLAKTVGIDPRQVNFVSYDGGGELLPAVLGGKVAFGASGFGEFLDQVEAGQIRVLAVTSEAPIGALKDVPTLKSSGIDLVFTNWRGIVAPPGISDADKKVWIDALTKMHESDGWKAELAKRGWTDAFITGDQFATFLTEQDKSVAALLTQLGLA is encoded by the coding sequence ATGGCAACTCGGAGAAAACTGCTGTTCATGAGCGTCGCCACCGCCACGGCCCTGGCGCTGGGCGCCTGCGGCGCGACCGCGGAGAAGAACGACGGCGGCTCCGGCGGCGAGGACGGACCGGCCACCGGACTGCGGATCATGGTGCCGAACACCCCCGGCGGCGGGTACGACACCACCGCCCGTACGGCGGCCAAGGTGATGGAGGACGCCAGGATCGCCACCGGTGTGCAGGTCTTCAACCTGCCGGGCGCGGGCGGCACCGTCGGCCTGCAACGCACGGTGAACGAGAAGGGCAACGGCAAGCTCGCCATGCAGATGGGGCTGGGCGTGGTCGGTGCCTCGTACACCTCGAAGTCGTCGGCGACCCTCACCCAGACCACCCCGCTGGCCAAGCTGATCGAGGAAGCCGGCGCGATCGTGGTGCCGAAGGACTCGCCGTACAAGACCATCGCCGACCTCGTCGCGGCCTGGAAGGCAAACCCCAGGGGCATCGCGGTCGGCGGCGGATCCTCTCCCGGCGGCCCGGACCACCTGCTGCCGATGCAGCTCGCCAAGACCGTCGGCATCGACCCCCGCCAGGTCAACTTCGTCTCGTACGACGGCGGCGGCGAGCTGCTGCCAGCCGTGCTCGGCGGCAAGGTCGCCTTCGGTGCCAGCGGCTTCGGCGAGTTCCTCGACCAGGTCGAGGCCGGCCAGATTCGGGTCCTCGCGGTCACCAGCGAGGCGCCGATCGGCGCGCTCAAGGACGTGCCGACGCTGAAGTCGTCCGGCATCGACCTGGTCTTCACCAACTGGCGGGGCATCGTCGCGCCGCCCGGCATCAGTGACGCCGACAAGAAGGTCTGGATCGACGCGCTGACCAAGATGCACGAGTCCGACGGGTGGAAGGCCGAACTGGCCAAGCGGGGGTGGACCGACGCCTTCATCACCGGCGACCAGTTCGCCACCTTCCTGACCGAGCAGGACAAGTCGGTGGCCGCCCTGCTCACGCAGCTAGGACTGGCATGA
- a CDS encoding sensor histidine kinase yields MVAVTPRRTLAGQLLVLQLAIIVVVLVAVAAVSLAQSAATFNRVEGRRVTALGEQLAGNPLLRERLNQPAPAELVAPLVQSLLAQSGVTSVTVADARGRVVSSTDPTLVGSPLVLGDPGVAGGRSWSGELAVGDSRELVAQVPVLGDRKDNLGRHLGVVMIGEASPSWSQRLVGASSYLFTYLGIASLLGVAGSWLLARRIKRQTLGLEPREIAGLAEHREALLHGIAEGVLALDPHQRVTLVNEVGRRLLHLPEHCLGRTLAELEISGRLRDVLAGADDDPEARDEVVVRAGRVLVMNRMTVSKEGRRLGSVTTLRDRTELARLEQEIGSFRSTTELLRAQTHEFANQLHVISGLIQIGEHAEVVRYVEALSRHRASLDLTVTSRIQDTAVAALLMAKSALAAERRVELRISDRTGLDRLEPAVAVDVATVLGNLVDNAVEAVAGGGENRSTMSSGSLDGSGPDGGDVPDGPAWVEVELRQDASSVEIVVRDSGPGVAPQLAQEVFTHGFTTKAARGGERGIGLALTRLVCHRRGGEVAVTNTEEGAMFTARMSVTGALEASR; encoded by the coding sequence GTGGTCGCGGTCACTCCTCGCCGCACGTTGGCCGGGCAGTTGCTCGTGCTCCAGCTCGCGATCATCGTGGTCGTGCTGGTGGCGGTGGCCGCGGTCTCGCTGGCGCAGTCCGCGGCCACCTTCAACCGGGTGGAGGGGCGGCGGGTGACCGCCCTCGGCGAGCAGCTCGCCGGCAACCCGCTGCTGCGCGAGCGGCTCAACCAGCCGGCGCCGGCCGAACTCGTCGCCCCGCTGGTGCAGAGCCTGCTGGCCCAGTCCGGGGTGACCTCGGTGACCGTGGCCGACGCCCGGGGCCGGGTGGTCAGCTCCACCGACCCGACGCTGGTGGGAAGCCCGCTCGTGCTCGGGGACCCGGGGGTGGCCGGGGGCCGGAGCTGGTCCGGCGAGCTGGCGGTCGGCGACTCGCGGGAGCTGGTCGCCCAGGTTCCGGTCCTCGGCGACCGCAAGGACAACCTCGGCCGGCACCTCGGCGTGGTGATGATCGGCGAGGCGTCACCCAGCTGGTCGCAGCGACTGGTGGGCGCCTCGTCGTACCTTTTCACCTATCTGGGCATCGCCAGCCTGCTCGGGGTCGCCGGTTCCTGGCTGCTGGCCCGCCGGATCAAGCGACAGACCCTGGGCCTGGAGCCCCGGGAGATCGCCGGCCTGGCCGAGCACCGGGAGGCGCTGCTGCACGGCATCGCCGAGGGGGTGCTGGCGCTGGATCCGCACCAGCGGGTCACCCTGGTCAACGAGGTCGGCCGACGGCTGCTCCACCTGCCTGAGCACTGCCTCGGTCGCACCCTCGCCGAACTGGAGATCTCCGGCCGGCTGCGGGACGTGCTGGCCGGCGCCGACGACGATCCGGAGGCCCGGGACGAGGTGGTGGTGCGAGCCGGCCGGGTGCTGGTGATGAACCGGATGACGGTCAGCAAGGAGGGCCGCCGGCTCGGCTCGGTCACCACCCTGCGGGACCGCACCGAGTTGGCCCGCCTGGAGCAGGAGATCGGGTCCTTCCGCAGCACCACCGAGCTGCTGCGCGCCCAGACCCACGAGTTCGCCAACCAGCTGCACGTCATCTCCGGGCTGATCCAGATCGGCGAACACGCCGAAGTGGTCCGGTACGTCGAGGCGCTGAGCCGGCACCGGGCCTCCCTCGACCTCACCGTCACCAGCCGGATCCAGGACACCGCGGTGGCGGCCCTGCTGATGGCGAAGTCGGCGCTGGCCGCCGAGCGCCGGGTGGAGCTGCGGATTTCCGACCGGACCGGCCTGGACCGGTTGGAGCCGGCAGTCGCCGTGGATGTCGCGACGGTGCTGGGCAACCTGGTCGACAACGCCGTCGAGGCCGTGGCCGGCGGTGGGGAGAACCGGAGCACGATGTCGTCCGGCAGTTTGGACGGCTCCGGACCGGACGGCGGCGACGTCCCGGACGGGCCGGCCTGGGTGGAGGTCGAGCTGCGCCAGGACGCCTCCTCGGTGGAGATCGTGGTCCGCGACTCCGGGCCGGGAGTGGCCCCGCAACTGGCCCAGGAGGTCTTCACGCACGGCTTCACCACCAAGGCGGCGCGGGGTGGCGAACGGGGCATCGGACTGGCGCTCACCCGGCTGGTCTGCCACCGCCGCGGCGGCGAGGTCGCGGTGACGAACACCGAGGAGGGCGCGATGTTCACGGCCCGGATGTCGGTGACCGGGGCACTGGAGGCGAGCCGGTGA
- a CDS encoding response regulator, whose protein sequence is MIDVLVVDDDFMVARIHRGFVERIDGFRVVGTASTGEEAIAAVNEFRPDLVLLDLYLPDMFGLDVVTRLRAARHDCDVLVISAAREAEAVRRSVRYGAVNYLLKPFGFDELRSRLEQYAARRNSPRVTVVTDQADVDRVLSRSGAHTATSALPRGLSAETAELVERALREHSGTLSAAECANAVGISRVSARRYLEHFTDTGRAEVGLRYGSAGRPERRYSWVS, encoded by the coding sequence GTGATCGACGTGCTGGTGGTCGACGACGACTTCATGGTGGCCCGGATCCACCGCGGCTTCGTCGAGCGGATCGACGGCTTCCGCGTGGTGGGCACGGCCAGCACCGGTGAGGAGGCGATCGCCGCCGTCAACGAGTTCCGCCCCGACCTGGTGCTGCTCGACCTCTACCTGCCGGACATGTTCGGCCTGGACGTGGTGACCCGGCTGCGGGCCGCTCGGCACGACTGCGACGTGCTGGTGATCAGCGCGGCCCGGGAGGCCGAGGCGGTGCGTCGGTCCGTCCGCTACGGAGCGGTCAACTACCTGCTCAAGCCGTTCGGCTTCGACGAGCTGCGGTCCCGGCTGGAGCAGTACGCCGCCCGGCGCAACTCGCCACGCGTCACGGTGGTCACCGACCAGGCCGACGTGGATCGGGTGCTGTCCCGCAGCGGCGCACACACCGCCACCTCAGCGCTGCCCCGGGGCCTCAGCGCGGAGACCGCCGAGCTGGTGGAGCGCGCCCTGCGGGAGCACTCCGGGACGCTCTCCGCCGCCGAATGCGCCAACGCGGTAGGTATCTCCCGGGTCAGCGCGCGGCGCTACCTGGAACACTTCACCGACACCGGGCGGGCAGAGGTCGGCCTTCGATACGGCTCCGCCGGCCGCCCGGAGCGTCGCTACAGCTGGGTTTCCTGA